One genomic window of Paenibacillus xylanilyticus includes the following:
- a CDS encoding MFS transporter encodes MTRTRENLLILTLTLVSFVLGTTEYVIVGVLKEIESYMKVSLAAAGALVSGFAIAYAVGTPFAVASLAKISRRSSILIGFAIVLVLNLLTVFSTTFPSLMAIRIVSAVACGLTISLSISIANDAVHQERRGEAIAWILGGFSIANVLGVPLGTFIGQHLNWSMTFVVTACIGVIPFVFMFRILPRRTTTVTGSFGDQMVLFMKPRIWLACLIPVLGNSCIFVTFTYITPLLSESMGVPVRWISAILLIYGACSILSNWIGAKIAKGDFLPKLKWLFVIQAVIFLGLSFAVSNLWLGLTFLLLIGCLSSSMSAASQLYLFDVSGSIAPESKAFASTLLPVAANVGIALGSGVGGLAVNLGGVAWVPPVAVVLALLAFAITKICQRTIQLNADEATTSNAA; translated from the coding sequence ATGACCCGAACTAGAGAAAATCTACTTATCTTAACGCTTACGCTCGTCAGCTTTGTACTCGGAACAACTGAGTATGTCATTGTGGGTGTGTTGAAAGAAATTGAGAGTTATATGAAAGTATCTCTCGCTGCTGCAGGTGCACTAGTGTCCGGCTTCGCTATTGCTTATGCAGTGGGGACACCATTCGCCGTGGCATCCTTGGCCAAAATATCCAGAAGAAGCTCCATCTTGATTGGATTCGCTATTGTGCTGGTGTTGAATCTATTAACCGTCTTCTCAACAACTTTCCCTTCCTTGATGGCTATTCGCATCGTTTCGGCCGTTGCTTGCGGACTTACGATATCGCTTTCGATCTCTATTGCAAACGACGCCGTTCATCAGGAGCGAAGAGGGGAAGCTATTGCCTGGATTTTGGGCGGGTTTTCCATCGCGAATGTACTAGGTGTGCCGCTCGGTACATTTATTGGGCAGCATCTGAACTGGTCCATGACATTCGTAGTTACTGCATGCATCGGTGTTATTCCGTTTGTATTCATGTTCCGAATCCTTCCACGCCGCACAACTACCGTTACCGGTTCGTTTGGTGATCAGATGGTTCTATTTATGAAGCCTCGCATATGGTTAGCCTGCCTAATCCCCGTACTGGGTAACAGCTGCATCTTCGTTACTTTCACTTATATTACACCGCTTCTCAGTGAGTCTATGGGGGTGCCCGTACGTTGGATTAGCGCTATACTCCTGATCTATGGGGCATGCAGTATTCTGAGCAATTGGATCGGTGCCAAAATAGCCAAGGGTGATTTTCTACCCAAACTTAAGTGGCTTTTCGTCATCCAAGCGGTTATTTTCCTCGGACTGAGTTTCGCTGTGTCCAATCTGTGGCTTGGTCTAACGTTCCTGCTCCTGATCGGCTGTCTTTCGTCGTCAATGAGCGCAGCATCCCAGTTATATCTGTTTGATGTATCTGGATCAATTGCACCGGAATCCAAAGCTTTTGCATCCACACTGCTGCCTGTGGCGGCCAATGTGGGCATTGCTCTCGGTTCTGGGGTCGGTGGACTTGCCGTTAATCTTGGCGGGGTGGCATGGGTGCCACCGGTAGCCGTCGTATTAGCTTTGCTGGCTTTTGCAATTACAAAAATATGCCAGCGTACCATTCAGTTGAATGCGGATGAAGCGACAACTTCAAACGCCGCGTAG
- a CDS encoding DUF421 domain-containing protein, translating into MFLELSIKLVISFFGLWAIAFITGRKTLSQLTPLDFLSSLVLSEIVGNTLYDDEIKVSHLLFALALWTALSYLFEKATTKFVKFGYVAEGRVVLLIDNGEVNQSLLKKYDIEFKQLLSMLRKQNVFSIQEVKYAILETDGSLSVLRKPEYEPPTAEDMGMETSPDRFAVTVIDKGELLKKSMKGKNIDMEMVKAEIQKQGYNDIKDIAYAEYGDDGELYIIPKSKKGKG; encoded by the coding sequence ATGTTCCTGGAGTTAAGCATCAAACTAGTCATTAGCTTTTTCGGCCTATGGGCCATTGCCTTTATTACCGGCAGAAAAACGCTAAGCCAACTTACACCGCTCGATTTCCTATCCTCGTTGGTGCTCAGTGAGATTGTGGGAAATACGCTGTATGATGATGAAATCAAGGTATCTCATCTATTATTCGCATTAGCACTTTGGACTGCACTCTCTTATCTTTTCGAGAAAGCTACAACAAAATTTGTGAAGTTCGGATATGTTGCGGAAGGACGAGTCGTGCTCTTAATTGATAATGGAGAAGTTAATCAAAGCTTGTTAAAAAAATACGATATTGAATTTAAGCAGCTGCTTTCCATGCTTCGTAAACAGAATGTATTTTCTATTCAGGAAGTGAAATACGCGATTCTGGAGACGGATGGATCATTATCCGTGCTTCGCAAGCCCGAGTACGAGCCACCTACCGCAGAAGATATGGGGATGGAGACATCACCTGATCGTTTTGCGGTAACCGTAATTGATAAAGGAGAGCTGCTTAAGAAGTCCATGAAAGGTAAAAATATCGATATGGAGATGGTCAAGGCAGAAATTCAGAAGCAAGGCTATAACGATATAAAGGATATCGCTTATGCGGAATATGGTGACGACGGAGAACTATACATTATTCCGAAAAGTAAAAAAGGAAAAGGTTAA
- a CDS encoding gamma-glutamyl-gamma-aminobutyrate hydrolase family protein, producing MKKPMIGVLPLYDSNKKSYWMLPDYMNAIESAGGIPVMLPLTTNLEIIATLANEFDGFLFTGGHDINPELYQENAEDTCGELCMERDMMESLLFQKVIELDKPAFGICRGLQLFNVILGGSLYQDIPTQLQVSNTINHKQSPPYTNLVHDVHIEKGNLLHDIIQTDTIKVNSYHHQGIKMLSHKLQAAAVAEDGIVESVVMPNQKFVLAVQWHPEYSYTVDTYSQKLFSAFVRSCTFVGYDIDMDEITA from the coding sequence ATGAAGAAGCCCATGATCGGAGTCCTGCCGCTGTATGATTCCAACAAAAAAAGTTACTGGATGCTTCCAGATTATATGAACGCCATCGAGAGTGCTGGCGGAATTCCAGTGATGCTGCCGTTGACAACGAATCTCGAAATAATCGCAACTTTGGCAAATGAATTTGACGGGTTCTTGTTCACGGGCGGACATGACATTAATCCGGAGCTTTATCAGGAAAATGCAGAGGATACCTGCGGGGAGTTATGCATGGAACGCGATATGATGGAGTCCTTGCTATTTCAGAAAGTAATTGAACTCGATAAGCCTGCCTTCGGCATATGCCGGGGATTACAGCTGTTTAACGTGATACTGGGTGGATCTTTGTATCAGGATATTCCTACACAGCTTCAAGTAAGCAATACAATTAATCATAAGCAAAGCCCACCCTATACGAATCTGGTACACGATGTACATATTGAAAAAGGTAATTTGCTCCATGACATCATTCAAACAGATACGATTAAAGTGAACAGTTACCATCATCAAGGAATCAAAATGCTTTCGCATAAGCTACAAGCAGCTGCAGTCGCTGAGGATGGAATTGTTGAATCCGTGGTGATGCCCAACCAAAAATTTGTACTGGCTGTGCAGTGGCATCCGGAGTACAGCTATACCGTAGATACATACAGCCAAAAGCTATTTTCAGCCTTTGTTCGTTCTTGTACATTCGTTGGTTATGATATCGATATGGACGAGATAACAGCATAA
- a CDS encoding alpha/beta hydrolase — MEPDEVTAQLIHATYENRPAMLNKFGLKFTKSKSNPGMLVWLESLCYQASHHGTIKAAASLRDEDLREDLAAIQIPTVVFHGQKDKIVEPELGELTSQSIAGSRIVRFEDSGHAMLFDEPEKFNEELLTFLDGMKMEYDSLNSVETQRSL; from the coding sequence ATGGAGCCTGACGAAGTAACAGCACAGTTAATACATGCTACCTATGAGAACAGACCTGCCATGCTTAACAAATTCGGTTTGAAATTTACCAAATCAAAATCAAATCCGGGTATGCTGGTGTGGCTGGAATCGCTCTGTTATCAGGCATCACACCATGGTACGATCAAAGCTGCTGCTTCATTACGAGATGAGGATCTTCGTGAAGACCTCGCTGCAATACAAATCCCAACGGTTGTGTTCCATGGACAAAAAGACAAAATTGTTGAGCCTGAGTTGGGAGAACTAACCTCACAGAGCATTGCGGGTTCTCGCATCGTCAGATTTGAAGATAGTGGTCATGCCATGCTGTTCGATGAACCCGAGAAATTCAACGAAGAATTGTTAACCTTCCTCGATGGAATGAAAATGGAGTATGATTCGCTAAATTCAGTAGAAACGCAGCGCAGCTTGTAA
- a CDS encoding alpha/beta hydrolase, protein MGQYVQVEDKVKIYIEDIGQGVPVIFLHGWPANHLMFEYQYTLLASHGYRCIGMDIRGFGKSDAPWESYSYDRMADDLRAVIDELQLENAALVGFSMGGAIASRYMSRHTATVLRDFSWQEQLLPLLPVGLVWSMGWSLTK, encoded by the coding sequence ATGGGACAATATGTACAAGTGGAGGACAAGGTTAAAATTTACATTGAAGATATCGGTCAAGGTGTTCCGGTTATCTTCCTGCACGGCTGGCCAGCCAACCATCTTATGTTTGAGTATCAGTATACTTTGCTGGCCTCTCATGGTTACCGTTGCATCGGAATGGATATTCGTGGCTTCGGTAAATCTGATGCGCCTTGGGAGAGTTATTCATATGATCGTATGGCAGATGACCTTCGTGCAGTTATTGATGAACTTCAGCTGGAGAACGCAGCATTAGTTGGATTCTCTATGGGTGGAGCCATAGCATCTCGCTATATGTCACGTCATACCGCCACGGTATTAAGAGACTTCTCTTGGCAGGAGCAGCTACTCCCGCTTTTACCCGTCGGCCTGGTATGGAGTATGGGATGGAGCCTGACGAAGTAA
- a CDS encoding TetR/AcrR family transcriptional regulator: MARSKEFEENEVLDKAMMLFWEQGYEKTSMSDLVEHMGIHRRSIYDTFTDKRTLFFKAMERFGNRTDAKLAAGVKQAKTAKEALHFIFDYMSSTEEGEPPGCMFVNSAVEMACRDEDVDAKAVGAFDKVEQLLVELVTWGQENGEFSSQYGAQELAEYLHNALIGIRVMARTSVPKEKLERISTMSMLLLEK, encoded by the coding sequence ATGGCGAGAAGCAAGGAATTTGAGGAAAACGAAGTTTTAGATAAAGCCATGATGCTGTTCTGGGAGCAGGGGTATGAGAAAACGTCGATGAGTGATCTCGTTGAACATATGGGTATTCATCGCAGAAGCATTTATGATACGTTCACCGATAAACGTACCTTGTTCTTCAAAGCAATGGAACGGTTCGGTAATCGTACCGATGCCAAATTGGCCGCAGGCGTCAAGCAAGCCAAAACAGCCAAGGAAGCTCTTCATTTTATCTTTGATTATATGAGCAGTACCGAAGAGGGGGAGCCACCTGGATGCATGTTTGTCAATTCTGCAGTGGAAATGGCCTGCCGGGATGAAGATGTAGATGCCAAAGCGGTTGGGGCCTTTGATAAAGTGGAGCAGCTTCTTGTGGAGCTCGTCACCTGGGGGCAAGAAAATGGGGAGTTCTCTAGCCAGTATGGCGCACAAGAATTAGCGGAGTACTTGCATAATGCTCTAATCGGGATAAGGGTAATGGCCCGGACATCCGTGCCTAAGGAAAAGCTAGAGCGTATTTCCACAATGAGCATGCTTTTGTTAGAAAAATAA
- a CDS encoding NAD(P)H-dependent oxidoreductase has protein sequence MKTLIIVAHPDLQNSRINRALADTMREQPDTTVHVLDEFYQGKSIDVAHEQGLLERHDRIIFQYPLYWYSTPPLLKQWFDEVLAYGWAFGPGGEHLQGKEIGIAISTAGTAASYQPGGYNLFTIRDIAKPMEALANYVGAHYLPPFAIHNANHITDEQIAISQEAYVDHLRSVRHVQTSGLVTINK, from the coding sequence ATGAAGACATTGATTATTGTAGCTCACCCGGATTTGCAAAATTCACGGATTAACCGGGCATTGGCTGATACGATGAGGGAGCAGCCGGATACGACAGTACATGTGCTGGATGAGTTTTATCAAGGTAAATCAATCGATGTGGCCCATGAGCAAGGGCTGTTGGAACGTCATGACCGGATTATTTTCCAATACCCTTTATATTGGTACAGTACGCCTCCACTCTTGAAGCAGTGGTTCGACGAGGTGCTCGCATACGGCTGGGCATTCGGCCCGGGTGGGGAGCATCTTCAAGGAAAAGAGATCGGCATCGCAATTTCTACAGCAGGTACTGCGGCTTCATATCAGCCCGGTGGATACAATCTATTTACAATTCGGGATATTGCAAAACCAATGGAGGCTCTCGCCAACTATGTCGGAGCCCATTATTTGCCGCCATTTGCTATCCATAATGCCAATCATATCACGGATGAGCAGATCGCTATTAGCCAAGAGGCTTACGTGGATCATCTAAGAAGTGTAAGACATGTGCAAACATCGGGTTTGGTCACTATTAACAAATAA
- a CDS encoding SDR family NAD(P)-dependent oxidoreductase, producing the protein MTNNKIALITGANKGIGYEVARQLGELNITVLVAARNQATADETAKQLSKKGIEAVGVELNVTNPEHIAKVTRWISDTYGRLDILVNNAGVWTEKEDYEGDALRDTFEVNTFGPYYLTESLLPLLLKSEGGRIVNQSSALGSIQFLLTNELAQRIATPAYSASKAALNMLTAYWAQKAQGTNLKVNSVHPGLVKTQMGGEKAELSPEDGAKTAVRLATLSEDGPTGSFYYMDSQLPW; encoded by the coding sequence ATGACAAACAATAAAATTGCATTGATAACTGGAGCAAATAAAGGAATTGGGTATGAGGTTGCAAGGCAGCTCGGGGAATTAAACATTACGGTTTTGGTAGCCGCACGCAATCAAGCAACAGCTGATGAAACAGCAAAGCAACTAAGCAAGAAAGGCATCGAAGCCGTGGGTGTGGAGCTGAATGTGACAAACCCGGAGCATATTGCGAAGGTAACCAGATGGATAAGTGACACGTATGGTCGATTGGATATCCTGGTCAATAATGCAGGGGTATGGACTGAAAAAGAGGATTACGAAGGCGATGCACTGCGTGATACGTTTGAGGTCAATACATTTGGTCCTTATTATCTCACAGAATCATTACTGCCTCTGCTTCTGAAAAGTGAGGGTGGTCGAATCGTTAATCAGAGCAGTGCTCTCGGTTCCATACAATTTCTGCTGACCAATGAGCTTGCACAGCGAATTGCCACACCTGCATATTCTGCATCCAAGGCAGCATTGAACATGCTGACAGCATATTGGGCCCAGAAAGCGCAAGGAACGAATCTTAAAGTGAATTCCGTACATCCCGGTTTGGTTAAAACACAAATGGGTGGTGAAAAGGCAGAGCTATCCCCAGAAGACGGTGCCAAAACGGCTGTGCGTCTGGCTACCTTGTCTGAAGACGGTCCAACAGGTAGCTTCTACTATATGGATAGTCAGCTTCCTTGGTAA
- a CDS encoding DUF3221 domain-containing protein, with the protein MRKSVIGVTLLVLLCTLSGCQVFSTSEVGDYILQKEEDRILVAENISREDADQPFGDLREKKVTIIHYIVEDSELLEQLEVGDKVKITPKVNEEGFYHVKQSDPPQIIAGRIEREE; encoded by the coding sequence TTGAGAAAATCGGTCATAGGTGTGACGCTGCTCGTTCTTCTATGTACACTTAGTGGATGCCAAGTATTCTCGACAAGTGAAGTTGGGGATTACATCCTTCAGAAGGAAGAAGATCGAATTCTTGTAGCGGAGAATATATCTAGAGAAGATGCGGATCAACCTTTTGGCGATCTTAGAGAAAAAAAGGTAACCATAATCCATTATATTGTTGAAGATTCGGAGCTCCTTGAGCAGCTTGAAGTAGGGGACAAAGTTAAAATTACTCCCAAAGTGAATGAGGAAGGGTTCTATCATGTTAAACAATCTGATCCACCTCAGATTATCGCAGGCAGGATTGAGCGAGAGGAATAA
- a CDS encoding saccharopine dehydrogenase family protein, with protein sequence MGKALIIGAGGVASVAVHKCVQNSEVFEEICIASRTKSKCDDLKAKLDGGKTKITTAQVDADNVDELIALINEVKPDIVMNLALPYQDLTIMDACLATKTHYMDTANYEPEDTAKFEYSWQWDYKERFEKAGITALLGSGFDPGVTGVFSAYALKHYFDEIEYIDILDCNGGDHGYPFATNFNPEINIREVSANGRYWENGEWIETKPMEIKRVYDFKEVGEKDMYLLYHEELESLAKNIPGLKRIRFFMTFGQSYLTHLKALENVGMTSIEPIEFEGKQIIPLQFLKAVLPDPASLGPRTVGKTNIGCIFKGKKDGKDKTYYVYNICDHQECYKEVGSQAISYTTGVPAMIGAAMVMTGKWNKPGVYNVEEFNPDPFMEELNKWGLPWVEDFNPVLVDELPEEVKESELVR encoded by the coding sequence ATGGGAAAAGCACTAATCATCGGCGCCGGCGGCGTGGCTTCTGTGGCAGTACACAAATGCGTTCAAAATAGCGAAGTTTTTGAGGAAATCTGTATTGCGAGTCGTACCAAATCCAAATGTGATGATCTCAAAGCGAAGCTGGACGGTGGCAAAACAAAAATCACTACAGCACAAGTGGACGCGGATAATGTAGATGAATTGATTGCTTTGATCAACGAAGTTAAACCGGATATCGTTATGAACCTGGCTTTGCCTTATCAAGATCTGACGATCATGGATGCGTGCCTTGCAACTAAAACTCACTACATGGATACGGCAAACTATGAGCCAGAAGATACTGCAAAATTCGAATATAGCTGGCAATGGGATTACAAAGAGCGTTTTGAAAAAGCAGGAATCACTGCACTGCTAGGCAGCGGTTTTGACCCAGGCGTAACTGGCGTATTCTCTGCCTATGCCCTGAAGCACTACTTTGACGAAATCGAGTACATCGACATCCTGGACTGCAACGGCGGCGATCACGGCTATCCGTTCGCAACCAACTTTAACCCGGAAATCAACATCCGCGAAGTTTCGGCAAACGGAAGATACTGGGAGAATGGTGAATGGATCGAAACCAAACCGATGGAAATCAAACGTGTCTACGACTTCAAGGAAGTTGGCGAAAAAGACATGTACCTGTTGTACCATGAAGAGCTGGAATCTTTGGCGAAAAACATTCCTGGCTTGAAACGGATTCGTTTCTTCATGACATTTGGCCAAAGCTACCTGACTCACCTGAAAGCACTTGAAAATGTGGGCATGACTTCCATCGAACCTATCGAATTCGAAGGCAAACAAATCATCCCGCTGCAGTTCCTGAAGGCGGTACTGCCTGACCCGGCATCCCTTGGACCACGTACTGTGGGCAAAACGAACATTGGCTGCATTTTCAAAGGCAAAAAAGACGGCAAGGACAAAACCTACTACGTTTACAACATCTGTGATCACCAAGAGTGCTACAAAGAGGTTGGTTCCCAAGCTATCTCGTATACTACAGGCGTTCCAGCAATGATCGGCGCAGCTATGGTCATGACAGGCAAATGGAACAAACCAGGCGTATACAACGTGGAAGAGTTCAACCCGGATCCGTTCATGGAAGAGCTGAACAAATGGGGACTTCCATGGGTAGAAGACTTCAACCCGGTTCTTGTTGACGAACTGCCAGAAGAAGTGAAAGAATCGGAGCTCGTTCGTTAA